The following is a genomic window from Malus sylvestris chromosome 12, drMalSylv7.2, whole genome shotgun sequence.
TTTTTCAATATATTTCCTTTTTATGATATGATAAGTTGGGTAGAATGGAGTAAGAAtttaaaaaatctcattttggtAAACTAATGCTCATGCACGTCTGGAGCTGTGAAAAATTGATTCCCAGGAAAATATGTTTCAGATTTAACTAAGGAGTAACGTACATACATTTGAATCCTATCCGTTTCATTAGGATTCAAGTTTCGTTTTTGTATAGCTAAGTTTTTGAGGTCTTGGGTGGCGGATAGATTGGAGAGAGCCATGGTGAACTTCTTTTGGGTTGGCTTTGTACCAGCACTTGTTTTCAGAACTTGGGTTGATAGGTTTGTGGAAGAGAAGAGTCTTGATGCGACGGTGCCTTCTTTGTTGGAGACCTATGGGAGCTCCAAGTCTGCAAATGACATACTCATGGTAGAGATAACACTCGTCGAAGGAGCTGCTGCCCAAGGAGCAGGTATGACATATATTGACGTACTCTAAAATTCACGGTTCTTAATTATTcctttatttgttttaattaatctACTTTGCAGTCTGCCTGGATGGAACAGTACCTGCTTATCATTTGCATCGTGGATATGGATCAGGGGTGAACAGTTGGCTCATTGACCTTCAGGTTGGTAAGATAGTTTGAGGAAAATCAAAAAGTTCATGTTGCCATTTAGTTATTGTCTTAGGGACTGCTTGATGCCTTTTACTTGCTTGATTGCCAAGCAACCCTCTCAAGTCCTTTCTGATGCAGGGAGGAGCATGGTGTAATGACACCAAAAGTTGTTCTAACCGCAAATTTTCAGCGTATGGATCATCAGCACACATGGAAAAAGAGAGAGCATTTTCTGGAATACTAAGCAATAAATCTGAAGAAAATCCCGGTTTTCTCCTCATACTTAACGCTCCAGTGTTTAAGGCAGATACCTGCAtctgcttttttctttttctgttttttggtTTAGCCGTCTTAACCATTATCATGTAAGGGACTGCAGAGTTTTTCAACTGGAATAGAGTAGAACTTCGCTATTGTGATGGCGCTTCATTTTCTGGGGACAGTGAAAATCAGGTTGGTGGAATGTTCTTGCCATTTACCTTTTTCCACAAAATTATGATAGTGATTATAGTAGTAGTGCTGCAGCTATTGGAATAAAAAGTTGACTTCCTTGTATCGGAAGGTACCTTATGTATTTCTATCCGTAAGTGCAAATCAGAAGCTAAAATATAGTGATTCTTCTGTTAGGAAGCACAACTGCAATTTAGAGGACAGCGTATATGGTTATCTGCAATGGACGATTTGATGTCAAAGGGAATGCGCAACGCGAATCATGTACAACATTTATTCATGCTAAAGTTATAATCCTGTTCCCGTGTTAAGCCACTTCTCAAAGCATATTAATCCATCGTACATTAGGCTCTTCTTTCTGGTTGCTCTGCCGGTGGTCTGTCATCCATTTTGCACTGTGATGAGTTTCAGAGCTTGTTTCCCACAACTACAAAAGTGAAGTGCCTGAGTGATGCTGGATTTTTTCTCGACACGTGAGTACTATATCCGTAACGTCCTTTCCCTTTATCAATATTCCTATCTAATTATCAACACTTGAAATTTTATTGGTGATCCTGTATGGAATTGTAGGGTTGATATTTCTGGTGGACGCACACTCAGGGATTATTATAGTGGTGTTGTAAGCTTGCAGGGGGTGGAAGAAAATCTGCCGCGATTCTGTACTAGTCACCTCGACCCTACTTCGGTAATCAATTTTTGTGCacttttaaatttgaaaatagGTGATAGCATAATAAGTTTTACACTACTTCTTGCTTTGCAGTGCTTCTTTCCTGAGAACTTAATCGCGAACATTACAACCCCGCTCTTTATACTCAATGCAGCATATGATTCATGGCAGGTAATTTTTCATTATTCATTTTAATGTCTTAATTGAGAGTTACCGAAAGGACttttactgaaaaaaaaattcattgcatTGTATAACAGTTTAGCTCCACCATCAGCAGATCCCCGAGGCGAGTGGAACAGTTGCAGATTAAACCTTGCAAGTTGTTCGGCATCACAGATGCAAATTCTGCAAGGTGAAATCCCACAAACAAGGAATTTTTTCGACTCCTAAATCTTGCAGAAGCATCAGAATTTCAGAAACAAATTGTGTCACTATTGTGACGTTATTTTTCTGGAATGGAACAGGATTCAGGAATCAAATGCTGAATGCAGTAAAACAATTCTCGGTGTCTAATCAAACTGGGATGTTCATAAATTCGTGTTTCGCGCACTGTCAAACGGGGCAAAGTGCATGGTCTGCTCATGATTCTCCAGCTGTTGGAAACAAGGTGAGCCTGTTTTAACTACCAACACACAAAAACAGAATCAGAAACACATGCATTATATGTAGGGATAAGAGTTTGAAGATATCTAAAGTTATTAATGCGACGGATTATTGCAGACAATTGCAGAAGCTGTTGGAGATTGGTATTTTGATAGAGCAGAGGTTAAGGTTGTTGACGAAACCTGCCACCATCTGGCTCTCGAGTGAGCATTGTTTGATCGATTATTTACATGGTCATTGTATTGAGTTGTCGGTACTATAATGCTATCCCTTCTGGTTAATGAAATAACTTTGTAATAATTGGAGTCGATAGGATTCTATTATCAAAgttcaaagaacaaaaaaacaaatgaaagaaTTGGGGAGAAAACGGTAAAGCATATGGCTAATGAGAATGCCAACTCATTGTACAACGAGTGCCTGCAGACGATTGAAGAATATGCCTGCAGATGACTGAAGAATATTCTCTTTCTTCATTGGTGACAATGGTGAGTAGTGTGGTGATACCGGATTCCTTGTCTGGACGATGAATTGGGTCCTTGTCTCCTACACAGTCAATCTCTGGTCATGGTCTGGACTCTGGACACGATTTCCCCCTACTCCTCCGGACACAAATTCAAGCAGTGTACTTGGAAGTATGATGATATTTATTGTTGGATACGTATACATGGCCTTTGTCATCTAGTTGATGTACATGTTTCAGGGGTAATTTGTATACCAAATGTATAGAGAAAATTGGGCCAATTAGTAAGCAGAATCCGTTCATCTGTAGTTGGAGCAGGATCTGCTCTCACAACATTAAGAAGAGACGTACCCCAGTGAAGTAGGCACAATCAAATCTTCATTGTCCCAATTAAGTGTC
Proteins encoded in this region:
- the LOC126594077 gene encoding pectin acetylesterase 1-like → MVNFFWVGFVPALVFRTWVDRFVEEKSLDATVPSLLETYGSSKSANDILMVEITLVEGAAAQGAVCLDGTVPAYHLHRGYGSGVNSWLIDLQGGAWCNDTKSCSNRKFSAYGSSAHMEKERAFSGILSNKSEENPGFLLILNAPVFKADTCICFFLFLFFGLAVLTIIM